The DNA region tcttTCTAGCATGCTGcagaccaaatatcagtaccctgggcctttctgatattgagaagaagtcgtttaagtgaaaagtttatgcacaaCAACGGAAGGGCATGATGCTTATAGGTTAGTGCTGTGTATCGCGAGGTATCTGACGCTACAATACATATCATGTTACAGGGTTCACGATATGATACGCATCGCGATATTTTGATAGACACTTCAAATGTCGTGGTGTTGTTGTAAATGTGTTGTTAGGTTGGTACACTAATTTTGTGTGTTGTATTTCcggaaaattttattttttgcttaCACTCACTACAATAGACGCGAGTTTTATAGACAGAAACTTGAAATAAGACCAGCAAGTGGCCTTATAGGTGACAGGCGCTGACACAAGTTTAGTGTTTTGCTCTTCATGTGATTCCACAATTTTGTTACTAACAAACTTTCGGCTGACATtgaccaagggagataatccaatgttcaattttttttttaggtaTCGAGATACAAATAAATTGTACACGATGCATTGATGCAATACCAAGGGATGCAATATATTGATGCATCCATGTGAATCGTTAAATCTCTACTATAGGTCATCCttacccttcaggtcagatggtCTAACTAAAAACTAAGGATTTATTGTCCTATAAAGAATTGGTTGCTGCATCAAAATCCAAAGTGACCTGTGTTTAATTacgtttattcaaaaatacttgcataaaataacatagcataacataacaaaacaatatttttattttaccgGTACATGTAGTACTCTTTAGTGATACATGTCCATCTGAATGTATGCAGGcatattaaatatgtaatgaaCAGTTCTTGATACTTTGCTGCAATATTACAGAACACTTCTAATTAAAGCCACAGATTAAGTATGCAGGGGTCCGGAAAATCACTTGTCCAGTTGTCAGGGACGAGTGAAAATTGATCTGGGCAAGTAAGTTTTAGTGTGCCACTCGCCCGCCGGACAAGTGTTTTTACTGCTGATATATAATCTGTGGTATTGCctctatacatacatgtagcataaaGTGGACACTAAGAATTCTGAACAGCATATTAAAATAAGCATTCtcaaaatcaatttgcaaaaatgTGTTAGCATTGGTATCAATCATAAGCATACAATgatgtttatttatcaaatttgaCTCATATTGCTGCCGCGTAAGATCTGTGGCAAGATCATAAACAGTTGTAGATCCTAGTTGTAGATTTTCCACACACACTACCGGTTACTGCATATTACTGGGAATGCATGGCTGTCATCGAGTGCTTGTCATGCTAAAGCACCTGCAAGATAAActcaaatatatgtacattattatattatgtaggtCATGCATTTTGATATGCTTTTGACATAACATAAATCAGTTCAATTGCAAATTCACTTGACACCTGCAGTCCTCTAATAAGGTCATGTTCATCAAtagatgttttgcaacactacgatAAATGGGACAGAATTGTAACCCTAGATCTGACGACAAAGTTGTCTAGAGATATCTGCCATTGCAGCTAGTTAATATAAGACCGGTATTATTTCTCTGCTTCTTGATAATCTCAAGTCTTCAAAATTTTGAGTCTGCTGTGGATGACTAGTCTAGCCAATATTAGGTCCtgttattataaaatttaataaaatatgcaataaattcaataaaaagttATAGAGTCCTCTAACATTAACTGAAACAAGAATTTTGTGAAGTTCAAGTCAGTTGTGGAGTcttgtatacaagtaatttgagTTAATATATTACCAtcataatattaatttttatcaatattttaagttCATGTTTCCAGTTTTTAAATCAGATATAATAATTGTCTTAATAAAATCTAGCCTTATTACACTTGTCTCTTAAACtccatatatacacacatgcatattatgtacatatatatatatatctacatgtacaaatgtattgtgtatgcatgATTGTATCTGTATATTGATTGCATCAATATGCTAATTCATtgtcatgtatgttacacactatacaaaaatatgtacagATGTTTTGTGATGTGACACTCCATTACCACGGTATCTATATAGACAATTTAGCAAATTTAATCTGTTACACCTACTGActtaaatgtattattgtatgtcatacaattagaaaataatgctaGCAGTTAATTTTAGTCAACTTCgaatttgaaaaggaaactgctccaaaattttaaagtaatattctTGTTCATGTTGTAATAAAGTAAAACATCGATATCACATACAAGTGTATGTTAGCAGAAATACACACAGACACGTACGTTCACTTCATgtgtaatttatttactgtagaagcaaaacgaaatgaacaCTTACGATTTTCGCTGTTTCTGTCTCAAAATACGAATGGAATGTTGTAGGCCTAGATTACTGTCACACGGGTCGGGTTGGTGAAGTACCCGGGTCCGAAAATGCGTACCCGGGTACCCGTCAAAATACTTGTAGGAAACATGTGCACCCGGCCGGTTATCCGTCAAAATAGGAAACATTCTGACAGATGTCTGTAAACGTAAAATTCAGTTAAAAGAAGTACAAAATAGCACTCTTTTATTCTGTTTTACTCACAAAGTATGACACTTCATCTGCTTATGACATGTTCACAAGCAACATTGTTGCAATATTTATTTCCCATGATCGGAGAACTGATCATGAAAGGCGCACAGGCTTACTTTCACTATCGGTAAGCTGTATTAGATAACACCAGAGGCTATCCGAACGAAGACTACGTCACTCTTTTGTACTTCCTGTTGCGCATAGTGCGGGAAAACAACATCTGTCACGGTTACATTACGATTGTATGATGTAACcgattgatattaaattgatataccaaTACCGTTTGTAGTATTGAAGAATAAATCTCTCACATATTATTATGATTACATTGAATGTTGCTCCATCTGAAGATCGCCCCATACAACATCGGTAAAATGCACCACTAACTCACGAAGTTGATACGTTCACATATCAATACATGTCGAGTGCCCGGGTACGGATCGGACACTTAAATTCGGGTACCCGGGGACAAAAGTAAGTACCCGTACCAGCCCTACTTATACATACTGAAATCATgtcaattcctttatttagtgttaccTAAACCAGAAGTTCATCCTATATGCAAATGACTGGCGAGAATTTAGGTCATCGAGGCTATCATTCATGCAAATTATTCTCACTATTTCCCATTAATAGAAAACGATATTATAGTTTTGGACACatatttttgaaacaataacATTTAAGGAAATaccatagattttttttcatgtttcatgcaatcataattacacTATGACAGCATATTTGCTTTCGAAAGCGGATTTTTTTAGATCTGAGTTGTAGTACTTTTTCACGCTAGGTGGTGTCGTAGTCGAAAGCGCATTTCCGGTTTGGAAGGTAAACTCAATATGCTGTAAGGCTATATAGCCTTAAgcataaaaacaattaataaatCAAGACGAATAGATAGAATAACAATATGTCAAAATGTTCGCATAGTTAATGCACTTATAACTGGAAACAGTCTAATAGAACGTATGACTTTGTGCTTCAAACAGCAGACAACAGATCTTCTATTGGAGATAGTCCTCAATCTGTTTAGATATTAGGTCATGAGtagatttatttttatcatgattatcattatatatagttTGGAGGGATATTGGAATCTGTCTTACGAAAAAAACCATTAAACTGGCTGTATTTGGTAATTTAGTTTTTGCACAAATTGGAGAATGACAAATGCAAcatgaatacatatataagcTCTGGAACCGTAATTATATATCAACAAACAGATACCTCATCGTATCACTATTTACCTACGCCAGTAATAAGGACCTTATAAGTCCTTTCTTTGAGCAACACCAGGTGGCCAGAGTAGATCTAAGATCTTGGACCATATGTGTCTATGGTGATTATCTCTCCTGCGTCATTAAGAAAGCTGACGACCAATCGTATTTCATTTGCTGACATCACGAGGTATTAGACTAATGCCGCCTGTCGGCAATAAACACCTCCTAGTCATTCTCACAGTATAGGTGTAATTAAATATCGGTTGTTTCCCCTCACACACCGGCTACCATCTGTAACTACTGATGTACTATCACAACACTGACTGACTGTCATGACAAGCTTACCGGTAATCAAACACTGACTGACTGTCGTGACAAGCTTACCGGTAATCATACACTGACTGACTGTCGTGACAAGCTTACCGGTAATCATACACTGACTGACTGTCTTGACAGACTTACCGGTAATCATACACTGACTGACTGTCTTGACAGACTTACCGGTAATCATACACTGACTGACTCTCTTGACAGACTTACCGGTAATCATACACTGACTGACTCTCTTGACAAGCTTACCGGTAATCCAACACTGACTGACAGTCGTGACAAGCTTACCGGTAATCATACACTCACTGACTGAAGTGACAAGCTTACCGGTAATCATACACTGACTGACTGTCGTGACAAGCTTACCGGTAATCATACACTGACTGACTGTCGTGACAAGCTTACCGGTAATTATACACTGCTTGACTGCCGTGACAATCTTACCGGTAATCAAACACTGACTGACTGTCGTAACAAGCTTACCGGTAATCATACATTGACTGTCATGACAAGCTTACCGGTAATCAAACACTGACTGACTGTCGTAACAAGCTTACCAGTAATCATACACTGACTGACTGTCGTGACAAGCTTACCGGTAATCATACACTGACTGACTGTCCTGACAAGCTTACCGGTAATCATACACTGACTGACTGTCGTGACAAGCTTACCGGTAATCATACACTGACTGACTGTCGTGACAAGCTAACCGGTAATCATACACTGACTGACTGTAGTGACAAGCTTACCGGTAATCAAACACTGACTGACTGTCGTAACAAGCTTACCAGTAATCATACACTGACTGACTGTCGTGACAAGCTTACCGGTAATCATACACTGACTGATTGTCGTGACAAGCTAACCGGTAATCATACACTGATGACTGACTGTCGTGACAAGCTTACTGGTAATCATACACTGACTGACTGTCGTGATAAGCTAACCGGTAATCATACACTGACTGACTGTAGTGACAAGCTTACCGGTAATCTTACACTGACTGACTGTCGTGACAAGCTTACCGGTAATTGTACACTGACTGACTGTTTTGGCAAGCTAACCGGTAATCATACACTGACTGATTGTCGTGACAAGCTTACCGGTAATCATACACTGACTGATTGTCGTGACAAGCTTACCGGTAATCATACACTGACTGACTGTCGTGACAAGCTTACCAGTAATAATACATTGACTGACTGTCGTGGCAAGCTTACCGGTAATCAGACACTGACTGACTGTCCTGACAAGCTTACCGGTAATCATACACTGACTGACTGTCGTGACAAGCTTACCAGTAATAATACATTGACTGACTGTCGTGGCAAGCTTACCGGTAATCAGACACTGACTGACTGTCCTGAATAGCTTACCGGTAATCACACACTGACTGATTGTCCTGACAAGCTTACCGGTAATCATACAACGACTGACCGTCGTGACAAGCTTTCCGGTAATCATACACTGACTGACTGTCGTGACAAGCTTACCCATAATCATACACTGACTGATTGTCGTAACAAGCTTACCGGTAATCTTACACTGACCGATTGTTGTGACAAGCTTACCGGTAATTATACACTGACTGACTGTCGTGGCAAGCTTACCGTTAATCAaacactgactgaatgttggGACAAGCTTACCGGTAATCATACACTGACTGACCGTTATGACAAGCTTACCAGTAATCATACACTGACTGACTGTCGGGACAAGCTTACCAGTAATTATACACTGACTGACTGTCGTGACAAGCTAACCGGTAATCATACACTGACTGACTGTCGTGACAAGCTAACCGGTATTAATACACTAACTGACTGTCGTGACAAGCTTACCGATAATCATACACTGACTGACTGTCGTGACAAGCTTACCGGTAATCATACACTGACTGACTGTCGTGACAGATCCATCTTGTAACTTACCGACTTAATCATACACTGACTGACTGTCGTGACAAGCTTACCGGTAATCAAACACTGACTGACTGTCGTGACAAGCTTACCGGTAATCATACACTGACTGACTGTCGTGACAAGCTTACCGGTAATCAAACACTGACTGACTGTCGTGACAAGCTTACCGGTAATCATACACTGACTGACTGTCGTGACAAGCTACGGTATATCATACACTGACTGACTGTCGTGACAAGCTTACCGGTAATCATACACTGACTGACTGTCGTGACAAGCTTACCGGTAATCATACACTGACTGACTGTCGTGACAAGCTTACCGGTAATCATACACTGACTGACTGTCTGCCGTGACAAGCTTACCGGTAATCATACACTGACTGACTGTCGTGACAAGCTTACCGGTAATCATACACTGACTGACTGTCGTGACAAGCTTACCGGTAATCATACACTGACTGACTGTCGTGACAAGCTTACCGGTAATCATACACTGACTGACTGTCGTGGCAAGCTAACCCATAATCATACACTGACTGACTGTCGTGACAAGCTTACCGGTAATCATACACTGACTGACTGTCGTGACAAGCTTACCGGTAATCATACACTGACTGACTGTCGTGACAAGCTTACCGGTAATCATACACTGACTGACTGTCGTGACAAGCTTACCGGTAATCATACACTGACTGACTGTCGTGACAAGCTTACCGGTAATCATACACTGACTGACTGTCGTGACAAGCTAACCGGTAATCATACACTGACTGACTGTCGTGACAAGCTTACCGGTAATCATACACTGACTGACTGTCGTGACAAGCTTACCGGTAATCATACACTGACTGACTGTCGTGACAAGCTTACCGGTAATCATACACTGACTGACTGTCGTGACAAGCTTACCGGTAATCATACACTGACTGACTGTCGTGACAAGCTTACCGGTAATCACTGACACTAACATACACTGTGACTGTCGTGACAAGCTTACCGGTAATCATACACTGACTGACTGTCGTGACAAGCTTACCGGTAATCATACACTGACTGACTGTCGTGACAAGCTTACCggtatcatcaccatcatcgtAATCATACACTGACTGACTGTCGTGACAAGCTTACCGGTAATCATACACTGACTGACTGTCGTGACAAGCTTACCGGTAATAATACACTGACTGACTGTCGTCAAGCTTACCGGTAATCATACACTGACTGACTGTCGTGACAAGCTTACCGTATCATACACTGACTGACTGTCGTGACAAGCTTACCGGTAATCATACACTGACTGACTGTCGTGACAAGCTTACCGGTAATCATACACTGACTGACTGTCGTGACAAGCTTACCGGTAATCATACACTGACTGACTGTCGTGACAAGCTTACCGGTAATCATACACTGACTGACTGTCGTGACAAGCTTACCGGTAATCATACACTGACTGACTGTCGTGACAAGCTTACCGGTAATCATACACTGACTGACTGTCGTGACAAGCTTACCGGTAATCAtacactgacactgactgactgtcGTGACAAGCTTACCGGTAATCATACACTGACTGACTGTCGTGACAAG from Argopecten irradians isolate NY chromosome 5, Ai_NY, whole genome shotgun sequence includes:
- the LOC138324192 gene encoding variant surface antigen E-like: MTDCRDKLTGNHTLTDCRDKLTGNHTLTDCSDKLTGNLTLTDCRDKLTGNCTLTDCFGKLTGNHTLTDCRDKLTGNHTLTDCRDKLTGNHTLTDCRDKLTSNNTLTDCRGKLTGNQTLTDCPDKLTGNHTLTDCRDKLTSNNTLTDCRGKLTGNQTLTDCPE